In Streptomyces sp. NBC_01426, one genomic interval encodes:
- a CDS encoding HAD family hydrolase: protein MGYDLVIFDNDGVLVDSEPISNRILAGYLTELGHPTSYDESLRDYMGAAVHRVHDLVQERTDQRLPEDFEETLHARTTAAFERELRPVEGIEDVLGALTAHGVAYCLASSGSHEKIRAGHQAAGIDGWFEEEWIFSSQDVGRGKPDPDLFLHAADQMGFAPARCVVVEDSPLGVQAAVAAGMDVFGFTGMMPADRLTGATSCFGDMKELTRLLGLDAY from the coding sequence ATGGGCTATGACCTCGTGATCTTCGACAACGACGGCGTGCTGGTGGACAGTGAGCCGATCTCCAACCGCATCCTCGCCGGGTACCTGACCGAACTGGGGCACCCCACCTCCTATGACGAGTCGCTGCGCGACTACATGGGGGCCGCCGTGCACCGGGTGCACGATCTCGTGCAGGAGCGGACCGATCAGCGGCTGCCCGAGGACTTCGAGGAGACGCTCCACGCGCGGACCACCGCCGCCTTCGAACGCGAGCTGCGTCCCGTCGAGGGAATCGAGGACGTGCTCGGCGCGCTGACCGCGCACGGAGTCGCGTACTGCCTGGCGTCCTCCGGGAGCCACGAGAAGATCCGGGCCGGCCACCAGGCGGCCGGGATCGACGGGTGGTTCGAAGAGGAGTGGATCTTCAGCTCGCAGGACGTGGGCAGGGGAAAGCCCGACCCCGATCTCTTCCTGCACGCGGCCGACCAGATGGGCTTCGCACCCGCGCGCTGCGTGGTCGTCGAGGACAGCCCGCTCGGGGTGCAGGCCGCGGTGGCCGCCGGCATGGACGTATTCGGGTTCACCGGGATGATGCCGGCCGATCGGCTCACCGGTGCGACCAGCTGCTTCGGCGACATGAAGGAGCTGACCCGGCTCCTCGGACTGGACGCCTACTGA
- a CDS encoding MFS transporter, producing the protein MTEDVRLRRGRGSLGFSFFVQGVTFALLVTRIPAIQDQYGISDGLLPAFLAAVPILAGVASVATEHLVKRVAPSVVLRWAQPLVLLALLGVGAGDQMWHVAVALGAFGFSVGALDASMNMLGVSLQRAYGRSIMLGFHASYSLGGIVGASAAWAGAHWHLGLFSSYLPAVAVLLPLAVLGSRYYVDRPEADRARAVTEKGGAAVEKGLGVGGFKLLLPLCLVMACAYIGDSTVSNWSAKYLQDVLGSSEQLATVPYNVYMVTTLIGRSVGDLGVRRFGAVAVVRGGTLVAALGFGVVAVAPGAWTGMLGFTLLGIGLCVIVPQTFAAAGRLFPGASADTAIARLNIFNYVGFLVGAPLVGGIGDAWSYRGAMLVPMVLVLVTLFHARSFGSDGARYGVGHERPRVVDVGRGGNEV; encoded by the coding sequence ATGACAGAAGACGTGCGGCTGCGCCGCGGGCGCGGGTCCCTGGGGTTCAGCTTCTTCGTGCAGGGTGTGACCTTCGCCCTCCTCGTGACGCGCATCCCCGCGATCCAGGACCAGTACGGGATATCCGACGGGCTGTTGCCCGCCTTCCTCGCCGCCGTGCCGATCCTCGCCGGCGTCGCCAGCGTCGCCACCGAGCACCTGGTGAAGCGCGTCGCGCCGAGCGTGGTGCTGCGATGGGCCCAGCCACTGGTGCTGTTGGCGCTGCTCGGCGTCGGGGCCGGCGACCAGATGTGGCACGTGGCCGTGGCCCTGGGGGCGTTCGGGTTCTCCGTCGGGGCGCTCGACGCCTCCATGAACATGCTCGGAGTCAGCCTCCAGCGGGCCTACGGGCGCAGCATCATGCTGGGCTTCCACGCCTCGTACAGCCTGGGCGGGATCGTCGGCGCCTCGGCCGCCTGGGCGGGGGCGCACTGGCACCTGGGGCTGTTCAGCAGCTACCTGCCGGCCGTGGCGGTGCTGTTGCCGCTCGCGGTGCTCGGGAGCCGGTACTACGTGGACCGGCCGGAGGCCGACCGGGCCCGGGCCGTGACCGAGAAGGGTGGGGCGGCGGTCGAGAAGGGACTGGGGGTCGGCGGGTTCAAACTGCTGCTGCCCCTGTGCCTGGTGATGGCGTGCGCGTACATCGGGGACTCCACGGTGTCGAACTGGAGCGCCAAGTACCTCCAGGACGTGCTGGGCAGTTCCGAGCAGCTCGCCACGGTCCCCTACAACGTGTACATGGTGACCACCCTGATCGGCCGGTCCGTCGGTGACCTGGGCGTACGACGCTTCGGCGCCGTGGCCGTGGTGCGCGGCGGGACGCTGGTCGCGGCGCTCGGTTTCGGGGTGGTGGCGGTCGCCCCGGGCGCGTGGACGGGGATGCTCGGGTTCACGTTGCTGGGCATCGGGCTGTGCGTGATCGTCCCGCAGACCTTCGCGGCGGCGGGCCGGCTGTTCCCCGGGGCGTCGGCGGACACGGCCATTGCCCGGCTGAACATCTTCAACTACGTGGGGTTCCTCGTCGGGGCGCCGCTCGTGGGCGGCATCGGGGACGCCTGGAGCTACCGGGGCGCGATGTTGGTGCCGATGGTGTTGGTGTTGGTGACGTTGTTCCATGCCCGCTCGTTCGGCTCGGACGGTGCCCGATACGGTGTCGGGCATGAGCGGCCGCGGGTTGTTGATGTGGGACGAGGCGGTAACGAGGTATGA
- a CDS encoding acetoin utilization protein AcuC has product MSGRGLLMWDEAVTRYDFGPSHPMDPVRLALTMGLVRAFGLDREMEVRAARAAGDSTLRLVHREDYVAAVREVSADPGVADGSYGLGTVDDPAFHGMHEASALIAGQSVAAAEAIWRGEAGHAVNFAGGLHHAMPGGAAGFCVYNDAALAVARLLELGAERVAYVDVDVHHGDGVQTAFWDDPRVLTISLHEHPRTLFPQTGWPEETGGPDAEGSAVNVALPAGTGDEGWLRAFHASVPELLADFRPQVLVSQHGADTHFEDPLAHLAVSLDAQRAVQEACHALAHEHADGRWLALGGGGYAVVDVVPRSWTHLVGIAAHRPVDPEAAVPDAWRDEVYARTREPAPRRMTDGRTVSWRDWEEGYDPADRIDQAVLAMRKAVFPLRGMLT; this is encoded by the coding sequence ATGAGCGGCCGCGGGTTGTTGATGTGGGACGAGGCGGTAACGAGGTATGACTTCGGACCGAGCCATCCGATGGACCCGGTGCGCCTGGCGCTGACCATGGGCCTGGTGCGTGCCTTCGGGCTGGACCGGGAGATGGAGGTACGGGCGGCGCGCGCGGCCGGTGATTCGACGTTGCGGCTCGTGCACCGCGAGGACTACGTCGCCGCGGTGCGCGAGGTGTCCGCCGACCCGGGCGTGGCCGACGGCTCGTACGGGCTCGGGACCGTCGACGACCCGGCGTTCCACGGGATGCACGAGGCGTCCGCGCTGATCGCCGGGCAGTCCGTGGCGGCGGCGGAGGCGATCTGGCGCGGGGAGGCCGGGCACGCGGTGAACTTCGCGGGCGGGCTGCACCACGCCATGCCCGGCGGGGCGGCCGGTTTCTGCGTGTACAACGACGCGGCGCTCGCCGTGGCGCGGTTGCTGGAGCTCGGGGCCGAGCGGGTCGCGTACGTGGACGTGGACGTGCATCACGGTGACGGGGTGCAGACGGCGTTCTGGGACGACCCGCGCGTGCTGACGATCTCGCTCCACGAGCATCCGCGGACCCTGTTCCCGCAGACCGGATGGCCGGAGGAGACGGGCGGGCCGGACGCCGAGGGGTCGGCGGTCAACGTGGCGCTGCCGGCCGGGACCGGGGACGAGGGCTGGTTGCGGGCCTTCCACGCGAGCGTGCCGGAGCTGCTGGCGGACTTCCGGCCGCAGGTGCTGGTGAGCCAGCACGGGGCGGACACGCACTTCGAGGACCCGCTGGCCCACCTCGCGGTGTCGTTGGACGCGCAGCGCGCCGTCCAGGAGGCCTGTCACGCGTTGGCGCACGAGCACGCGGACGGCCGGTGGCTGGCGTTGGGCGGCGGCGGGTACGCCGTGGTGGACGTCGTGCCGAGGTCCTGGACGCACCTGGTGGGGATCGCGGCGCACCGCCCGGTGGATCCCGAGGCGGCGGTGCCGGACGCGTGGCGCGACGAGGTGTACGCGCGGACCCGGGAGCCCGCGCCGCGGCGGATGACGGACGGGCGGACGGTCTCCTGGCGGGACTGGGAAGAGGGCTACGATCCGGCCGACCGGATCGATCAGGCCGTGCTGGCGATGCGCAAGGCGGTCTTCCCGCTGCGGGGCATGCTGACGTAG
- a CDS encoding phosphatase → MLSTGALRAHLLAARLAGPVATSREESLRSYRLFAARDPRLLLGLDPERGWGESDLLRLMADKCGVSADPAHVSGPDVIDPERTVAALEAFAGRLGEAAAARSPVLFATGHPHRLLGFYASLAEALSAVGCVVLTPARGVCIDIATRFGVRPHSIDYVRGVALVREPGARPAGSATGAHTHSPLPVRVALGALAEAGEPLPELVVGDHGWVCGAGQLGVDTIGLADTDDPALFVGEAEGRVSVTVPLDDGVRSDYYRPLTRYVLGRAGLPMRQEWL, encoded by the coding sequence GTGTTGAGCACCGGAGCGTTGCGTGCGCATCTGCTGGCCGCCCGGTTGGCCGGGCCCGTCGCCACGTCGCGGGAGGAAAGCCTGCGCAGTTACCGGCTGTTCGCGGCGCGGGATCCGCGGCTGCTGCTGGGACTGGACCCCGAACGGGGTTGGGGCGAGAGTGATCTGCTGAGGCTGATGGCGGACAAGTGCGGTGTCTCTGCGGATCCCGCGCACGTCAGCGGGCCGGACGTGATCGACCCGGAGCGGACGGTGGCCGCGCTGGAGGCCTTCGCGGGGCGGTTGGGCGAGGCGGCGGCGGCGCGGTCGCCCGTGCTGTTCGCGACCGGGCATCCCCACCGCCTCCTGGGGTTCTACGCCAGTTTGGCCGAGGCCCTGTCGGCGGTGGGATGTGTTGTCCTCACCCCGGCGCGGGGGGTGTGCATCGACATCGCGACCCGGTTCGGCGTACGCCCGCACAGCATCGATTACGTACGGGGAGTCGCATTGGTGCGGGAACCCGGCGCGCGTCCGGCGGGGAGTGCGACCGGCGCGCACACCCATTCACCGCTGCCGGTTCGGGTCGCGCTGGGGGCGCTCGCGGAGGCCGGAGAGCCACTGCCGGAACTGGTGGTCGGGGACCACGGATGGGTCTGCGGTGCAGGTCAGCTGGGTGTGGACACGATCGGGCTGGCCGACACGGACGATCCCGCGCTGTTCGTCGGCGAGGCCGAGGGGCGGGTCTCGGTGACCGTTCCACTTGATGACGGCGTGCGCTCGGACTACTACCGCCCGCTCACGCGCTACGTGCTCGGGCGTGCGGGGCTGCCTATGCGCCAGGAGTGGCTGTAG
- a CDS encoding helix-turn-helix domain-containing protein: MAAGERPLSEVQFLTVAEVASVMRVSKMTVYRLVHNGHLPAIRVGRSFRVPENAVHEYLRESYVGVESA; encoded by the coding sequence ATGGCTGCTGGCGAGAGGCCTCTCAGTGAGGTTCAGTTCCTGACCGTGGCGGAGGTCGCCTCGGTGATGCGAGTGTCAAAGATGACCGTGTACCGCCTGGTGCACAACGGTCATCTGCCCGCTATCCGGGTGGGCCGGTCCTTCCGGGTCCCCGAGAACGCGGTTCACGAGTACCTCCGAGAGTCCTATGTGGGGGTGGAGTCGGCCTGA
- a CDS encoding 30S ribosomal protein bS22 produces the protein MGSVIKKRRKRMAKKKHRKLLKRTRVQRRNKK, from the coding sequence GTGGGCTCTGTTATCAAGAAGCGGCGTAAGCGGATGGCTAAGAAGAAGCACCGCAAGCTGCTCAAGCGCACCCGCGTCCAGCGCCGTAACAAGAAGTAA
- a CDS encoding NAD-dependent epimerase/dehydratase family protein, with the protein MGKVVLVTGAARQLGGRFVRRIQHEPDVERVIAVDAVSPPHRLGSAEFVRTDIRQSAIVRVLAEHSVDTVVHLAVTGGSAGSGGARSAVKETNVIGTMQLLGACQKSPTVRRLVVKSSTSVYGGTSRDPAVFTETTQPKSLPPAGFAKDAAEVEGYVRGFARRRPDVAVCVLRFANILGPYADSALAEYFSIPVMPTVLGYDPRLQFVHEDDVVDVLRLAAGEPRRGTLNSGTFNIAGDGVLLLSQCARRLGRPTVPLLLPAVTWVGSALRAVGVTDFSPEQIRLLTHGRVVETTQMRDTLGFAPLYTTAETFADFARSRGSGLLPPERVGRTVDRVAGMLKADLSSVEPVAEGAKR; encoded by the coding sequence GTGGGGAAGGTCGTGCTCGTCACCGGGGCTGCCCGGCAGCTGGGAGGCCGCTTCGTGCGGCGGATCCAGCACGAACCGGACGTCGAGCGGGTGATCGCGGTGGATGCCGTGAGTCCGCCGCACCGGCTCGGTTCGGCCGAGTTCGTGCGGACGGACATCAGACAGTCGGCCATCGTCCGGGTGCTCGCGGAGCATTCCGTCGACACGGTGGTCCACCTGGCCGTCACCGGGGGCAGTGCGGGGTCGGGCGGTGCGCGCAGCGCCGTCAAGGAAACGAACGTCATCGGGACGATGCAGCTCCTCGGGGCCTGCCAGAAGTCACCGACGGTGCGACGGCTCGTGGTGAAGTCCAGTACCAGCGTGTACGGGGGCACCTCGCGGGATCCGGCGGTCTTCACCGAGACCACGCAGCCGAAGTCACTGCCTCCGGCCGGCTTCGCGAAGGACGCCGCCGAGGTCGAGGGGTACGTGCGGGGCTTCGCGCGAAGACGACCGGACGTGGCCGTGTGCGTGCTGCGGTTCGCGAACATCCTGGGCCCGTACGCGGATTCCGCGCTCGCCGAGTACTTCTCGATCCCGGTGATGCCGACCGTGTTGGGTTACGACCCGAGGTTGCAGTTCGTCCACGAGGACGACGTGGTGGACGTGTTGCGGCTGGCGGCGGGGGAGCCCCGGCGCGGGACGCTCAACAGCGGGACCTTCAACATCGCGGGCGACGGGGTGTTGTTGCTGTCGCAGTGCGCGCGGCGGCTGGGGCGGCCCACGGTGCCGCTGCTGCTGCCCGCGGTGACGTGGGTGGGGTCGGCGCTGCGGGCGGTCGGCGTGACGGACTTCTCGCCCGAACAGATAAGGCTCCTGACGCACGGGCGGGTCGTGGAGACCACGCAGATGCGGGACACTCTCGGGTTCGCGCCCCTCTACACGACGGCGGAGACGTTCGCGGACTTCGCGCGGAGCCGGGGGAGCGGGCTGTTGCCGCCGGAGCGGGTCGGTCGCACGGTGGACCGGGTGGCGGGCATGCTGAAGGCGGACCTGTCGAGTGTGGAGCCGGTGGCCGAGGGAGCGAAGAGATAG
- a CDS encoding lysophospholipid acyltransferase family protein, with protein sequence MADAKVIPFDEDRPRRRPPRRVRVAPPVEPDPVVEPVPAEPATGGAGWDRRIAGGLAFLRRRITGDYEVDDFGYDKELTDQVLMSLMRPLFDKYFRVEVKGVENIPKEGGALIVANHSGTLPLDGLMLQVAVHDHHPAERHLRLLAADLVFMLPVVNELARKAGHTLACAEDAQRLLEAGELVGVMPEGFKGLGKPFGDRYKLQRFGRGGFVSTALRAGTPIVPCSIVGAEEIYPMVGNAKTLARLLGVPYFPITPTFPLLGPLGALPLPTKWTIQFGEPIPTDGYSAEAAEDPMLMFNLTDQVREQIQHTLYRLLVQRRSVFF encoded by the coding sequence GTGGCGGACGCGAAAGTCATCCCGTTCGACGAGGACCGGCCGCGTCGGCGGCCGCCGCGGCGGGTGCGGGTCGCGCCACCGGTCGAGCCCGATCCCGTGGTGGAGCCGGTCCCGGCCGAGCCGGCGACGGGCGGCGCCGGATGGGACCGGAGGATCGCCGGCGGGCTGGCGTTCCTGCGCCGGCGGATCACCGGGGACTACGAGGTCGACGACTTCGGCTACGACAAGGAGCTGACGGACCAGGTCCTGATGTCCTTGATGCGGCCGCTGTTCGACAAGTACTTCAGGGTCGAGGTCAAGGGCGTCGAGAACATCCCGAAGGAGGGCGGCGCGCTGATCGTGGCGAACCACTCCGGGACGTTGCCGCTGGACGGTCTGATGCTCCAGGTCGCGGTGCACGACCACCACCCTGCGGAGCGGCACCTGCGCCTGCTGGCGGCGGATCTGGTGTTCATGCTGCCGGTGGTGAACGAACTCGCCCGGAAGGCCGGTCACACGCTGGCCTGCGCGGAGGACGCGCAACGGCTGTTGGAGGCCGGGGAACTGGTCGGGGTGATGCCGGAGGGCTTCAAGGGGCTGGGCAAGCCCTTCGGGGACCGGTACAAGCTCCAGCGGTTCGGTCGGGGCGGGTTCGTGTCGACGGCGCTGCGCGCGGGAACGCCGATCGTGCCCTGCTCGATCGTGGGGGCGGAGGAGATCTACCCGATGGTCGGCAACGCGAAGACGTTGGCGCGGCTGCTGGGGGTCCCCTACTTCCCGATCACGCCGACGTTCCCGCTGTTGGGGCCGCTCGGCGCGCTGCCGTTGCCGACGAAGTGGACGATCCAGTTCGGGGAGCCGATCCCGACGGACGGGTATTCGGCGGAGGCCGCCGAGGATCCCATGTTGATGTTCAACCTGACGGACCAGGTGCGGGAGCAGATCCAGCACACGCTGTACCGGCTGCTCGTGCAGCGGAGGTCCGTCTTCTTCTGA
- a CDS encoding DUF5667 domain-containing protein has translation MIANVTPHRRANAFAQALEDRTPSDLSEPDPAAEQSEAPAEPADHDRLLALASVLGEMPRPALDPEVKVVQRAQLVAAMEAMVMEERAGGAAADPLVPEQRTGRGAHRATSLRKLRPRSRWSKGIAAGGLTVGVAAGAFSGVAAASTDALPGDSLYPVKRGMEDLKLGMADEDSDRGELYLDQASNRLSEARRLMERGRTGVLDHESLGEIRRALAGMKHDAAEGHRLLQAAYERDGSLGPIQTLSSFSRSHRDAWGRLREKLPAQLTDVGGEVESVFQAIDEDVAPLQGLLPKPPAQTRGSTPGTSAKPSTPAGKQKSAPPSGAPAASPPSTPAPGTSKPPPPGGGLLGGTGDLLHPPSQDQSTPPPSTTPELPQPDITLPPLLPGLLPGLGIQAEDTE, from the coding sequence GTGATCGCGAACGTGACTCCGCACCGGCGGGCGAACGCCTTCGCCCAGGCCCTGGAGGATCGGACCCCATCCGACCTTTCGGAACCGGACCCGGCGGCCGAGCAGTCCGAGGCACCTGCCGAACCTGCCGACCACGACCGGTTGTTGGCCCTGGCGAGCGTGCTCGGCGAAATGCCGCGCCCAGCGCTGGACCCCGAGGTCAAAGTGGTGCAACGAGCCCAGCTCGTCGCAGCCATGGAGGCCATGGTGATGGAGGAGAGAGCCGGAGGCGCCGCCGCCGACCCTCTGGTGCCCGAACAGCGGACCGGCCGCGGCGCCCACCGGGCGACCTCGCTCCGGAAATTGCGGCCCCGCTCCCGCTGGTCCAAGGGCATCGCAGCAGGTGGCCTCACCGTGGGTGTGGCCGCAGGGGCCTTCAGCGGCGTGGCCGCTGCCAGCACGGACGCCCTACCGGGTGACTCCCTCTACCCCGTCAAACGGGGCATGGAGGATCTGAAGCTGGGGATGGCCGACGAGGATTCGGACCGGGGCGAGCTGTACCTGGACCAGGCCTCGAACCGGCTGTCGGAGGCCCGCAGGCTGATGGAGCGGGGCCGGACGGGCGTATTGGACCACGAGTCCCTGGGCGAGATCCGCCGAGCGCTGGCGGGAATGAAACACGATGCGGCGGAGGGCCACCGGCTTCTCCAGGCGGCGTACGAACGGGACGGTTCACTCGGACCGATCCAGACGCTCTCGTCGTTCTCCCGCTCCCACCGCGACGCATGGGGCCGGCTCCGGGAGAAGCTCCCGGCGCAGCTCACCGACGTGGGCGGAGAAGTGGAGTCGGTCTTCCAGGCCATAGACGAGGACGTGGCGCCGCTCCAGGGACTGCTGCCGAAGCCACCGGCGCAGACCCGCGGCTCCACCCCGGGCACCTCGGCCAAGCCGAGCACGCCCGCGGGCAAACAGAAGTCCGCACCCCCGTCGGGTGCCCCGGCGGCGTCCCCCCCGAGCACGCCGGCACCGGGTACCAGCAAGCCCCCGCCCCCCGGCGGCGGACTCCTCGGCGGTACGGGCGATCTGCTCCACCCGCCGTCGCAGGACCAGTCCACCCCGCCCCCGTCCACCACTCCGGAGCTCCCGCAGCCGGACATCACCCTCCCGCCTCTCCTCCCCGGCCTGCTGCCGGGGCTGGGCATCCAGGCGGAGGACACCGAGTGA
- a CDS encoding ECF subfamily RNA polymerase sigma factor, BldN family, with protein MYPPVGVDASGLATLRATVLDHLRGFVPTAYAVPAFAAIPAGLGPAGPCYALTDGGATVGRRGRSGGSSSGTAAGAPAARRPTADSDQARMMDLVERAQAGEAEAFGRLYDQYSDTVYRYIYYRVGGKATAEDLTSETFLRALRRISTFTWQGRDFGAWLVTIARNLVADHFKSSRFRLEVTTGEMLDANEVERSPEDSVLESLSNAALLEAVRKLNPQQQECVTLRFLQGLSVAETARVMGKNEGAIKTLQYRAVRTLARLLPDDAR; from the coding sequence GTGTACCCACCTGTCGGGGTTGACGCCTCGGGCCTGGCTACGCTGCGCGCAACGGTCCTCGACCACCTGCGTGGCTTCGTCCCCACCGCGTACGCCGTCCCCGCCTTCGCCGCGATCCCTGCCGGCCTCGGCCCGGCCGGTCCCTGCTATGCCCTGACCGACGGCGGAGCGACGGTGGGCAGACGCGGCCGCTCGGGCGGAAGCTCAAGCGGCACCGCCGCCGGCGCGCCCGCCGCCCGCCGCCCCACGGCGGACAGCGACCAGGCCCGCATGATGGACCTGGTCGAACGCGCCCAGGCCGGTGAGGCCGAGGCCTTCGGCCGGCTCTACGACCAGTACAGCGACACGGTGTATCGCTACATCTACTACCGCGTCGGCGGCAAGGCGACCGCGGAGGATCTCACCAGCGAGACCTTCCTGCGCGCGCTGCGCCGCATCTCCACCTTCACCTGGCAGGGCCGAGACTTCGGGGCCTGGCTCGTGACGATCGCGCGCAACCTGGTCGCCGACCACTTCAAGTCCAGCCGCTTCAGGCTGGAGGTCACCACCGGCGAGATGCTCGACGCCAACGAGGTGGAGCGCAGCCCCGAGGACTCCGTCCTCGAATCCCTCTCCAACGCGGCCCTCCTGGAGGCCGTACGGAAACTCAACCCGCAGCAGCAGGAATGCGTGACCCTGCGCTTCCTCCAAGGCCTGTCCGTCGCCGAGACGGCCAGAGTCATGGGGAAGAACGAGGGCGCCATCAAGACGCTCCAGTACCGGGCGGTCCGCACGCTGGCCCGCCTGCTCCCGGACGACGCCCGCTGA
- a CDS encoding HAD family hydrolase encodes MAALGWLTPRRRSATARSVLAGEASAEAARKTAQAEAPPFTEAPDSTPDAPDAARSIAEAEAEAEAAEASQAPAEPEFPVPGDDLAAAFFDLDNTVMQGAAIFHFGRGLYKREFFQRRELARFAWQQAWFRLAGVEDPEHMQDARDSALSIVKGHRVSELMSIGEEIYDEYMAERIWPGTRALAQAHLDAGQKVWLVTAAPVETATIIARRLGLTGALGTVAESVDGVYTGRLVGEPLHGPAKAEAVRALAGAEGLDLDRCAAYSDSHNDIPMLSLVGHPYAINPDTKLRKHARAHDWRLRDYRTGRKAVKVGVPAAAGVGAIAGGTAAAIALHRRRR; translated from the coding sequence ATGGCCGCTCTGGGATGGCTCACCCCCCGTAGGCGCTCCGCAACCGCGCGGAGCGTGCTGGCAGGCGAGGCCTCTGCCGAGGCAGCGCGCAAGACCGCTCAGGCCGAGGCGCCACCTTTCACCGAGGCTCCGGATTCGACGCCGGACGCGCCGGACGCCGCCCGCTCGATCGCGGAAGCGGAAGCGGAAGCGGAAGCCGCCGAAGCATCGCAGGCGCCCGCCGAGCCCGAGTTCCCGGTTCCCGGCGACGACCTCGCCGCCGCCTTCTTCGACCTCGACAACACCGTCATGCAGGGCGCCGCGATCTTCCACTTCGGTCGCGGCCTCTACAAGCGCGAGTTCTTCCAGCGCCGCGAACTCGCCCGCTTCGCCTGGCAGCAGGCCTGGTTCCGGCTCGCGGGCGTCGAGGACCCCGAGCACATGCAGGACGCCCGCGACAGCGCCCTGTCCATCGTCAAGGGCCACCGGGTCTCCGAGCTGATGTCCATCGGCGAGGAGATCTACGACGAGTACATGGCCGAGCGGATCTGGCCGGGCACCCGCGCCCTCGCCCAGGCCCACCTCGACGCCGGCCAGAAGGTCTGGCTCGTCACCGCGGCCCCCGTCGAGACCGCCACGATCATCGCCCGCCGACTCGGCCTGACCGGAGCCCTGGGCACCGTCGCCGAGTCCGTGGACGGCGTCTACACCGGCCGGCTGGTCGGCGAACCGCTGCACGGCCCCGCCAAGGCCGAGGCCGTGCGCGCCTTGGCCGGCGCCGAGGGCCTGGACCTCGACCGCTGCGCCGCGTACAGCGATTCGCACAACGACATCCCGATGCTGTCACTCGTCGGACACCCGTACGCGATCAATCCCGACACAAAACTGCGCAAGCATGCCCGAGCCCACGACTGGCGACTGCGCGACTATCGGACCGGCCGCAAGGCCGTGAAGGTCGGCGTCCCGGCGGCTGCCGGCGTCGGCGCGATCGCGGGCGGCACCGCCGCCGCCATCGCCCTGCACCGCCGCCGCAGGTAG
- a CDS encoding glutaredoxin family protein has translation MSPLLRRKEKKRPEERLVTLVGKPGCHLCDDAQSVIEEVCAQTGARWEKKDISQDEELYRRHWEQIPVVLVDGEQHTFWRVNPEKLRRALEG, from the coding sequence ATGAGTCCTCTGCTGCGTCGTAAGGAAAAGAAGCGTCCCGAGGAGCGACTGGTCACGCTCGTCGGGAAGCCGGGGTGTCATCTGTGCGACGACGCCCAGTCGGTGATCGAGGAGGTCTGCGCGCAGACGGGGGCGCGGTGGGAGAAGAAGGACATCTCGCAGGACGAGGAGCTCTACCGCCGCCATTGGGAGCAGATTCCGGTGGTGCTGGTGGATGGTGAACAGCACACCTTCTGGAGGGTGAACCCTGAGAAGCTGCGTCGGGCATTGGAGGGCTGA
- a CDS encoding redox-sensing transcriptional repressor Rex, whose protein sequence is MATGRTHRPATRSRGIPEATVARLPLYLRALTALSERSVPTVSSEELAAAAGVNSAKLRKDFSYLGSYGTRGVGYDVEYLVYQISRELGLTQDWPVVIVGIGNLGAALANYGGFASRGFRVAALIDADPAMAGKPVAGMPVQHTDELEKIIEDNGVSIGVIATPAGAAQQVSERLIAAGVTSILNFAPTVLSVPEGVDVRKVDLSIELQILAFHEQRKAGEGAAAAAAAGSLADDEDTGTGAAPAAAVVPPAGRAAATSRKGNPEGDVPAVMPA, encoded by the coding sequence GTGGCAACTGGCCGAACTCACCGACCGGCGACCCGCAGCCGAGGTATTCCCGAGGCCACTGTCGCCCGGCTTCCGCTGTACCTGCGCGCGCTCACCGCGCTCTCCGAGCGATCGGTGCCCACGGTGTCCTCCGAGGAGCTCGCGGCCGCCGCCGGAGTCAACTCCGCGAAGCTGCGCAAGGACTTCTCCTACCTCGGCTCGTACGGCACCCGCGGTGTCGGGTACGACGTCGAGTACCTCGTCTACCAGATCTCCCGCGAGCTCGGTCTGACGCAGGACTGGCCCGTCGTCATCGTCGGCATCGGCAACCTGGGCGCCGCCCTGGCCAACTACGGGGGCTTCGCCTCGCGCGGGTTCCGCGTCGCGGCGCTGATCGACGCCGACCCGGCCATGGCCGGGAAGCCGGTCGCCGGGATGCCCGTGCAGCACACCGACGAGCTGGAGAAGATCATCGAGGACAACGGCGTCTCGATCGGGGTCATCGCGACCCCGGCCGGCGCCGCGCAGCAGGTGAGCGAGCGGCTCATCGCCGCCGGGGTCACCTCCATCCTGAACTTCGCGCCGACCGTGCTGTCGGTGCCCGAGGGTGTGGACGTGCGCAAGGTCGACCTGTCGATCGAGCTGCAGATCCTCGCCTTCCACGAGCAGCGCAAGGCCGGCGAGGGGGCCGCGGCCGCCGCTGCCGCCGGATCCCTGGCGGACGACGAGGACACCGGCACGGGAGCCGCTCCCGCCGCCGCCGTGGTCCCGCCCGCGGGACGCGCCGCCGCCACCTCGCGCAAGGGCAACCCCGAGGGTGACGTGCCGGCGGTGATGCCGGCATGA